The genomic window AAATCAGCGAAAACCTAGAGCGAGCCGATATCATCCTCCTGCTCGTGAGCCCCTATTTTCTCGACTCGGACTATTGTTACGATGTCGAAATGCAGCGGGCGCTGGAGCGGCACGAACAAGGGCAGGCACGCGTAATGCCGGTAATCCTGAACCCCTGCGACTGGCGTTCGGCGCCGTTCGGAAAACTACTCGCGCTTCCAAAGGACGGCAAGCCAATCACGAAGTATCCGAATCAACACGACGCGCTTCTTGAGGTTGTCGAAGCGGTTAGAGCAGCAGCCGCCAGCAATGAGAAGCCCGCCGACCGGCCTCCGTTTGTCCAGAGGGCCGCGCCGTCGACAGGCGTCACCGCAGCCAAGACTCGGTCAAGCAACCTTCGAGTCGTCAAAACCTTTACTGATCCGGCAATGGATGCCTTTCTTGTTGAGTCGTATGAATTCATCGCGAACTATTTCGAAGGGTCGCTCACAGAGCTGCAGAGTCGGAATCCTGAAATCGAAACTAGATTTAGACGGATCGATGCGAACCATTTCACTGCCACGATCTATCGGGGCGGAGCGGTCGCTAGCCAGTGTAAGATATGGTTCGCCGCTCGGGGCGCCTTTTCTGCTGGCGTTTTCTACTCAGGAGATTTCTCGCACAACGACAATAGCTATAACGAATCAATGTCGGTTGACGACGATGGTCACGCATTGTTTCTAAAGCCAATTGGAATGGCGTCAATTGGACGTCACAAAGACGGGCGTCTCTCGCAAGAGGGGGCGGCAGAATACTTTTGGGAAATGCTGGTGGAGCCATTGCGGCGGCGCGAGTAATGGATGTCTTTGTAGACGCTGCCGCGCCATGGCCAAATCCGCTACGATCATGACCCAAGCCCTTGCTGCCTCGGCGCCGAGTACAAGAGGTGTTGCTTGCGGTCTGCGGCGACGCGCAGGCCTTTTTGGCGGCGATGCTCGCTTTCGACAGTAAGCATGAAAGCGCACGAGAGGCAAGCCGGCTTGCGTAGGTTCGCGGGTCACGACCGTGCTTCTTCCGCGGATAACGAGGTGCTTTCCTGTCCTTCCGCAACGTCGGGGAGAAACGGCTGTTCGCCGGACAGGGCTATA from Pirellulales bacterium includes these protein-coding regions:
- a CDS encoding toll/interleukin-1 receptor domain-containing protein, giving the protein MATLFFSYSHRDEALRDELETHFALMKRQGLITGWHDRRIGAGNEFAGKISENLERADIILLLVSPYFLDSDYCYDVEMQRALERHEQGQARVMPVILNPCDWRSAPFGKLLALPKDGKPITKYPNQHDALLEVVEAVRAAAASNEKPADRPPFVQRAAPSTGVTAAKTRSSNLRVVKTFTDPAMDAFLVESYEFIANYFEGSLTELQSRNPEIETRFRRIDANHFTATIYRGGAVASQCKIWFAARGAFSAGVFYSGDFSHNDNSYNESMSVDDDGHALFLKPIGMASIGRHKDGRLSQEGAAEYFWEMLVEPLRRRE